In Burkholderia gladioli, a genomic segment contains:
- a CDS encoding class I adenylate-forming enzyme family protein, whose protein sequence is MPASPSASQSSPSSPPLAPLDTEALLAALPARIAELPRRIAARTPEHPALIEDARRLSYAELVTAIDASAAQLRALGVRGGDRVMIVAENSIAQIVLLFAAATLDAWALLANARLSAAELDAIAAHARPRAIAFVTATSPDAAAHAARHRALPAAAGEPDIGTWAVALDPGTHAEAVETEGARQCAALIYTTGTTGTPKGVMLSHRNLLFVAAVSSTLRRVSASDVVYTVLPVSHVYGLASVCLGSLCAGATLRLAPRFVPDAVRRALADERVTIFQGVPAMHAKLLDHLQAHGHAWQAPQLRFAYSGGSPLDADLKARVERVYGLPLHNGYGMTESSPTVAQTLLEAPRGDCSVGVPIPGIEVRLVDPELKPVPPGEVGEIMVRGPNVMLGYYRNPEATRAAVTTEGWLRTGDLARAAADGALSIAGRSKELIIRSGFNVYPAEVEHVLNAHPAVVQSAVIGRAVPGNEEVLAFVELTPGAALAADELDAWCAARLAPYKRPARIVAVEALPAASTGKVLKHRLREHAAYKD, encoded by the coding sequence ATGCCCGCTTCTCCGTCCGCTTCCCAGTCGTCCCCGTCCTCGCCGCCCCTCGCGCCGCTCGACACCGAGGCGCTGCTCGCCGCCCTGCCCGCGCGCATCGCCGAGCTGCCGCGCCGCATCGCCGCGCGCACGCCCGAGCACCCGGCGCTGATCGAGGACGCGCGCCGGCTCAGCTATGCCGAGCTGGTGACGGCCATCGACGCGAGCGCCGCGCAACTGCGCGCGCTCGGCGTGCGCGGCGGCGATCGCGTGATGATCGTCGCCGAGAACAGCATCGCGCAGATCGTGCTGCTGTTCGCCGCCGCCACGCTCGACGCCTGGGCGCTGCTCGCCAATGCGCGGCTGTCGGCGGCCGAGCTCGATGCGATCGCCGCGCACGCGCGGCCGCGCGCGATCGCCTTCGTCACCGCCACCTCGCCCGACGCGGCCGCCCACGCTGCGCGCCACCGCGCCCTGCCGGCCGCCGCCGGCGAGCCCGACATCGGCACCTGGGCGGTGGCGCTCGATCCCGGCACCCACGCCGAGGCGGTGGAAACCGAAGGCGCGCGGCAATGCGCGGCGCTGATCTACACCACCGGCACCACCGGCACGCCCAAGGGCGTGATGCTGTCGCATCGCAACCTGCTGTTCGTCGCGGCCGTCTCCAGCACGCTGCGTCGGGTGAGCGCGAGCGACGTGGTCTATACGGTGCTGCCGGTCTCGCACGTCTACGGGCTGGCCTCGGTCTGCCTGGGCAGCCTGTGCGCCGGCGCGACCCTGCGCCTGGCGCCGCGCTTCGTGCCCGACGCGGTGCGCCGCGCGCTGGCCGACGAGCGCGTGACCATCTTCCAGGGCGTGCCGGCGATGCACGCGAAGCTGCTCGATCACCTGCAGGCTCACGGCCACGCCTGGCAGGCCCCGCAACTGCGCTTCGCCTATTCGGGCGGCTCGCCGCTCGACGCGGACCTGAAGGCGCGGGTCGAGCGCGTCTACGGGCTGCCACTGCACAACGGCTACGGCATGACCGAAAGCAGCCCGACCGTCGCGCAGACGCTGCTGGAGGCACCGCGTGGGGATTGCTCGGTGGGCGTGCCGATTCCCGGCATCGAGGTGCGGCTGGTCGATCCCGAGCTGAAGCCGGTGCCGCCCGGCGAGGTCGGCGAGATCATGGTGCGCGGGCCGAACGTGATGCTCGGCTATTACCGCAACCCCGAGGCCACGCGCGCGGCCGTCACGACCGAGGGCTGGCTGCGCACCGGCGACCTGGCGCGGGCCGCCGCCGACGGCGCGCTGAGCATCGCCGGCCGCAGCAAGGAGCTGATCATCCGCTCCGGCTTCAACGTCTATCCGGCCGAGGTCGAGCATGTGCTGAACGCGCATCCGGCCGTGGTGCAGTCGGCCGTGATCGGTCGGGCGGTGCCCGGCAACGAGGAAGTGCTCGCCTTCGTCGAGCTGACGCCGGGCGCCGCGCTCGCCGCCGACGAGCTCGACGCCTGGTGCGCGGCCAGGCTCGCGCCCTACAAGCGGCCCGCGCGCATCGTCGCCGTCGAGGCGCTGCCGGCCGCCTCGACCGGCAAGGTGCTCAAGCACCGGCTGCGCGAGCACGCGGCCTATAAAGACTGA
- the xerD gene encoding site-specific tyrosine recombinase XerD, whose product MVRKMGKAAGVDAGGEAIASETASASDAAAVANPTEVKARRGAAGASAGAARKPRRAVDAAARGAGRSGGRKPGRPPGSGGKGDGALGEPLAGTPEREASRQAIDLFCDALWLEHGLSKNTLDAYRRDLTLFAQWLPQTHEASLDVVSEPILTAYIAARSDGKATSSNRRLSVFRRYYGWALREHRAAADPTLRVLSAKQAPRFPSTLSEGQVEALLGAPEVETALGLRDRTMLELMYASGLRVSELVTLKTVEVGLNDGVVRVMGKGSKERLVPFGEVAHGWIERYLREARPALLGARASDALFVTARGEGMTRQQFWNIIKRHALRAEIRAHLSPHTLRHAFATHLLNHGADLRVVQMLLGHSDISTTQIYTHVARERLRSLHAQHHPRG is encoded by the coding sequence ATGGTGCGCAAGATGGGGAAGGCGGCCGGCGTCGATGCCGGTGGCGAGGCAATCGCGAGCGAGACGGCGTCTGCGTCGGATGCGGCCGCGGTGGCGAATCCGACTGAAGTGAAAGCGCGCCGTGGTGCGGCGGGGGCTTCCGCTGGCGCTGCGCGCAAGCCGCGCCGGGCTGTCGACGCGGCCGCGCGGGGCGCCGGCCGAAGCGGCGGCCGCAAGCCGGGCCGCCCGCCCGGCAGCGGCGGCAAGGGCGACGGCGCGCTCGGCGAACCACTGGCCGGCACGCCCGAGCGCGAGGCCAGCCGCCAGGCGATCGACCTGTTCTGCGACGCGCTGTGGCTCGAGCATGGCCTGTCGAAGAACACGCTCGATGCCTACCGGCGCGACCTGACGCTGTTCGCGCAGTGGCTCCCGCAGACGCACGAGGCGAGCCTCGATGTCGTCTCCGAGCCGATCCTGACGGCCTACATCGCGGCGCGCAGCGACGGCAAGGCCACCTCCTCGAACCGGCGTTTGTCGGTCTTCCGGCGCTATTACGGCTGGGCGCTGCGCGAGCATCGCGCGGCCGCCGATCCGACGCTGCGCGTGCTGTCGGCCAAGCAGGCGCCGCGATTTCCCTCGACGCTCTCGGAAGGCCAGGTCGAGGCGCTGCTCGGCGCGCCCGAGGTGGAGACCGCGCTGGGGCTGCGCGATCGCACCATGCTCGAGCTGATGTACGCGAGCGGGCTGCGGGTGAGCGAACTGGTCACGCTGAAGACGGTCGAGGTCGGTCTCAACGACGGCGTGGTGCGCGTGATGGGCAAGGGCTCGAAGGAGCGGCTGGTGCCGTTCGGCGAGGTGGCGCACGGCTGGATCGAGCGCTACCTGCGCGAGGCGCGGCCCGCGCTGCTCGGCGCGCGCGCCTCGGACGCGCTGTTCGTGACCGCGCGCGGCGAGGGCATGACGCGCCAGCAGTTCTGGAACATCATCAAGCGCCACGCGCTGCGCGCCGAGATCCGCGCGCATCTCTCGCCGCACACGCTGCGGCACGCCTTCGCCACGCACCTGCTCAATCACGGCGCGGACCTGCGCGTGGTGCAGATGCTGCTCGGCCACAGCGATATCTCGACCACCCAGATCTACACGCACGTCGCGCGCGAACGCCTGCGCTCGCTGCACGCCCAGCATCATCCGCGTGGCTGA
- a CDS encoding methylated-DNA--[protein]-cysteine S-methyltransferase, translating to MFNAVIDAPFGKVGIRTEAGRVREIVYVPESVRSIDPDNALALRVARQIDRYLDRASARFKLPLAEVGSAFQQRVWQAISEVPPGTVATYGQIAKRIGSAPRAVGQACGANWFPLVIPCHRVVASGGIGGFANQDEDGCYLKIKRWLLAHEGIRY from the coding sequence ATGTTCAACGCCGTGATCGACGCACCGTTCGGCAAGGTCGGCATCCGCACCGAGGCGGGCAGGGTGCGCGAGATCGTCTACGTGCCTGAGTCGGTGCGCAGCATCGATCCCGACAATGCGCTGGCGCTGCGCGTCGCGCGACAGATCGATCGTTATCTCGACCGCGCCTCGGCGCGCTTCAAGCTGCCGCTGGCCGAAGTCGGCTCGGCGTTCCAGCAGCGCGTCTGGCAGGCGATCAGCGAGGTGCCGCCGGGCACCGTGGCGACCTATGGCCAGATCGCCAAACGCATCGGCAGCGCGCCGCGCGCGGTCGGGCAGGCTTGCGGCGCGAACTGGTTCCCGCTGGTGATTCCCTGCCATCGCGTGGTCGCCTCGGGCGGCATCGGCGGTTTCGCGAACCAGGACGAGGATGGTTGTTACCTGAAGATCAAGCGCTGGCTGCTGGCGCATGAAGGGATTCGTTACTGA
- the queG gene encoding tRNA epoxyqueuosine(34) reductase QueG → MNRKPELAMMDAPSTQREGAAPRRLDDAALDALVVRIKAWGRELGFGAIGISDTDLSDAEAGLAAWLEAGCHGEMDYMAKHGMKRARPAELVAGTLRVISARLAYLPAETAAADAASAGGGWRARELARLEDPAAAVVSIYARGRDYHKVLRNRLQTLAERIEAEIGPFGYRVFTDSAPVLEVELAQKAGTGWRGKHTLLLQRDAGSLFFLGEIFVDLPLPTDAETSPATAPETPGSHCGSCTRCIDACPTGAIVEPYRVDARRCISYLTIELKGSIPESLRPLIGNRVYGCDDCQLVCPWNKFAQPAPVADFDVRHGLGSASLVDLFGWSAEQFDQRMQGSAIRRIGHERWLRNLAVGLGNALRAPRERLGDETREAIVTALAARADDASELVREHVEWALQAA, encoded by the coding sequence ATGAACCGTAAACCGGAACTCGCCATGATGGACGCGCCCTCGACGCAACGCGAGGGCGCCGCGCCGCGCCGCCTCGACGATGCGGCGCTGGATGCGCTGGTCGTGCGCATCAAGGCCTGGGGGCGCGAACTGGGTTTCGGGGCGATCGGCATCAGCGATACCGATCTCTCGGATGCCGAAGCGGGGCTCGCCGCCTGGCTGGAAGCCGGTTGCCACGGCGAAATGGATTATATGGCCAAACACGGCATGAAACGCGCGCGCCCGGCCGAACTTGTGGCCGGTACGCTACGCGTGATCTCGGCGCGCCTGGCCTATCTGCCGGCCGAAACGGCCGCCGCCGACGCGGCCTCGGCGGGAGGCGGCTGGCGCGCGCGGGAGCTGGCGCGGCTGGAGGATCCGGCCGCCGCCGTGGTGTCGATCTACGCGCGCGGCCGCGATTATCACAAGGTGCTGCGCAATCGGCTGCAGACCCTGGCCGAGCGCATCGAGGCCGAGATCGGCCCGTTCGGCTATCGCGTGTTCACCGATTCGGCGCCGGTGCTCGAGGTCGAGCTGGCGCAGAAGGCCGGCACCGGCTGGCGCGGCAAGCACACGCTGCTGCTGCAGCGCGATGCCGGCTCGCTGTTCTTCCTCGGCGAGATATTCGTCGATCTGCCCTTGCCGACCGATGCCGAAACCAGCCCCGCGACGGCGCCCGAAACGCCCGGCTCGCATTGCGGCAGTTGCACGCGCTGCATCGATGCCTGCCCGACCGGCGCGATCGTCGAGCCCTATCGCGTTGATGCGCGGCGCTGCATTTCCTACCTGACGATCGAACTGAAAGGCAGTATTCCGGAATCGCTGCGCCCGCTGATCGGCAATCGCGTGTATGGCTGCGACGACTGCCAGCTCGTCTGTCCCTGGAACAAGTTCGCGCAGCCGGCGCCGGTGGCCGATTTCGACGTGCGCCACGGGCTCGGCAGCGCCTCGCTGGTGGACCTGTTCGGCTGGAGCGCCGAGCAGTTCGACCAGCGCATGCAGGGCAGCGCGATCCGCCGCATCGGCCACGAGCGCTGGCTGCGCAATCTCGCGGTGGGCCTGGGCAATGCGCTGCGCGCGCCGCGCGAGCGGCTCGGCGACGAGACGCGCGAGGCCATCGTCACGGCGCTCGCCGCGCGCGCCGACGATGCGTCCGAGCTGGTGCGCGAGCATGTCGAATGGGCGCTGCAGGCTGCCTGA
- a CDS encoding bifunctional tRNA (adenosine(37)-N6)-threonylcarbamoyltransferase complex ATPase subunit type 1 TsaE/phosphotransferase codes for MPAQPSHPIHAIVPSAPLAERQFALPDEAATAAFGLRFAQALDAVRAERLAANAFDGLQIQLLGDLGAGKTTLVRAILRGLGHAGRVRSPTYTLVEPYALERADGELAVHHFDLYRFSDPAEWADAGFREYFNAGAICLVEWPQQAGTLLGVPDLVFALDVDGEGRRLVARAYSASGNACLERC; via the coding sequence ATGCCCGCGCAGCCCAGCCATCCGATCCACGCGATCGTCCCGTCCGCCCCGCTCGCCGAGCGCCAGTTCGCGCTCCCCGACGAGGCCGCGACGGCCGCCTTCGGGTTGCGCTTCGCCCAGGCGCTCGACGCGGTGCGCGCCGAACGCCTCGCCGCGAACGCCTTCGACGGGTTGCAGATCCAGCTGCTCGGCGATCTCGGCGCCGGCAAGACCACCCTGGTGCGCGCCATCCTGCGCGGCCTCGGCCATGCCGGGCGCGTCAGGAGCCCCACCTACACGCTGGTCGAGCCGTATGCGCTCGAACGCGCCGATGGGGAACTCGCGGTGCATCACTTCGATCTCTACCGATTCAGTGATCCGGCCGAATGGGCGGACGCGGGCTTTCGCGAATATTTCAATGCCGGCGCGATCTGCCTCGTCGAATGGCCGCAGCAGGCAGGCACCCTGCTCGGCGTGCCGGATCTCGTGTTCGCGCTCGATGTCGACGGCGAAGGCCGCCGCCTCGTGGCGCGAGCCTACAGCGCATCAGGAAACGCATGTCTCGAAAGATGTTGA
- a CDS encoding N-acetylmuramoyl-L-alanine amidase, which produces MSRKMLIKPFRSIESAATTTHNWRRRKVLCAGASTLVLGLVAPRLAQASSVLGVRVWPARDYTRVTIESDQPLQAAQQLLQGPDRLVVDLDGLDLDQALRDLVSKIAPNDPQIQSVRVGQYQPHVVRMVFDLKGSVKPQMFTLPPVGTYRYRLVFDLYPAVAPDPLSDLISQTERKEQQLNDAVRAQQAQPPQAALNGPGTPPPAAGDNSDAFFQRFAQNSPNSPASPGSPATPAVPKPTVKPPPVIAKQQDDDDDSTPDTYAFTTPKGGKNGTVRLLTVAIDPGHGGEDPGAIGGGGTYEKHVALDIAKKLRAKIDGAPNMRAMMTRDNDFFVPLNVRVQKARRVGADLFVSIHADAFTTPQAHGSSVFALSDHGATSAAARWMANKENSSDTIGGINVKTQDVSVNRALFDMSTTAQIRDSLRYGNYVLREVGNINKLHKGSVEQAGFAVLKAPDIPSILVETAFISNPEEEKRLNDDSYREQMADAIFRGIKRYFAANPPLAKSRMA; this is translated from the coding sequence ATGTCTCGAAAGATGTTGATCAAACCGTTCCGGTCGATCGAGTCGGCCGCCACCACGACTCACAACTGGCGCCGCCGCAAGGTGCTCTGCGCGGGCGCCTCGACGCTGGTGCTGGGGCTGGTCGCGCCGCGCCTGGCGCAGGCCTCCTCGGTGCTCGGCGTGCGGGTCTGGCCCGCGCGCGACTACACGCGCGTGACGATCGAATCGGACCAGCCGCTGCAGGCCGCGCAGCAACTGCTGCAGGGCCCCGACCGGCTGGTGGTCGATCTCGACGGGCTCGACCTCGACCAGGCGCTGCGCGACCTGGTCTCGAAGATCGCGCCGAACGATCCGCAGATCCAGTCGGTGCGCGTCGGCCAGTACCAGCCGCACGTGGTGCGCATGGTGTTCGACCTGAAAGGCTCGGTGAAACCGCAGATGTTCACCCTGCCGCCGGTGGGCACCTATCGCTACCGGCTGGTGTTCGACCTCTACCCGGCTGTCGCGCCGGACCCGCTGTCCGACCTGATCTCGCAGACCGAGCGCAAGGAGCAGCAGCTCAACGATGCGGTGCGCGCCCAGCAGGCCCAGCCGCCGCAAGCCGCGCTGAACGGCCCCGGCACGCCGCCGCCCGCGGCCGGCGACAACAGCGACGCGTTCTTCCAGCGCTTCGCGCAGAATTCGCCGAACTCGCCTGCCTCGCCTGGTTCGCCCGCGACACCGGCCGTGCCGAAGCCGACGGTCAAGCCGCCGCCGGTGATCGCCAAGCAGCAGGACGATGACGACGACAGCACGCCCGACACCTACGCCTTCACCACCCCGAAGGGCGGCAAGAACGGCACGGTGCGCCTGCTGACGGTGGCGATCGACCCGGGCCACGGCGGCGAGGATCCGGGCGCGATCGGCGGCGGCGGCACCTACGAGAAGCACGTCGCGCTCGACATCGCCAAGAAGCTGCGCGCCAAGATCGACGGCGCGCCGAACATGCGCGCGATGATGACGCGCGACAACGATTTCTTCGTACCGCTGAACGTGCGCGTGCAGAAGGCGCGGCGCGTGGGCGCCGACCTGTTCGTGTCGATCCACGCCGATGCCTTCACCACGCCGCAGGCGCACGGCTCCTCGGTGTTCGCGCTGTCCGACCACGGCGCCACCAGCGCAGCCGCGCGCTGGATGGCGAACAAGGAGAACTCGTCGGACACGATCGGCGGGATCAACGTGAAGACGCAGGACGTATCGGTCAACCGCGCGCTGTTCGACATGTCGACCACCGCCCAGATCCGCGACTCGCTGCGCTACGGCAACTACGTGCTGCGCGAGGTCGGCAACATCAACAAGCTGCACAAGGGCTCGGTCGAGCAGGCCGGCTTCGCGGTGCTGAAGGCGCCCGACATCCCCTCGATCCTGGTGGAGACCGCCTTCATCAGCAATCCCGAGGAAGAGAAGCGCCTCAACGACGACAGCTACCGCGAGCAGATGGCCGACGCAATCTTCCGCGGCATCAAGCGTTATTTCGCGGCCAATCCGCCGCTGGCGAAGAGCCGGATGGCCTGA
- a CDS encoding EamA family transporter, with product MAWKDLLLALVVIVAWGVNFVVIKLGLHGVPPMLLGALRFTLAAVPAVFLVPRPRIPWRMLLLYGATILLAQFVFLFTAMQVGMPAGLASLVLQAQAFFTLGFARVFLGERVRAWNLLGLAIAAGGLAAIAAQGGGAMTTAGFALTLCAAAAWALGNIVTKRIGPVELVPLVVWGSVVPPLPFFALSLVFEGPARIEAALASLSGVSVFAVVYLAFVATLVGYGIWGRLLSRYPAAQVAPFSLLVPVVGIASSAFFLGEQMSAAEYLGAALVMGGLVVNVFGGRLARRGT from the coding sequence ATGGCCTGGAAGGACCTGCTGCTGGCGCTGGTGGTGATCGTCGCCTGGGGCGTCAATTTCGTGGTGATCAAGCTCGGCCTGCACGGCGTGCCGCCGATGCTGCTCGGCGCGCTGCGCTTCACGCTGGCCGCCGTGCCAGCGGTGTTCCTCGTGCCGCGCCCGCGCATCCCCTGGCGCATGCTGCTGCTCTACGGCGCCACCATCCTGCTCGCGCAGTTCGTGTTCCTGTTTACCGCGATGCAGGTGGGCATGCCGGCCGGGCTGGCCTCGCTGGTGCTGCAGGCGCAGGCCTTCTTCACGCTCGGCTTCGCCCGGGTGTTCCTCGGCGAGCGCGTGCGCGCCTGGAACCTGCTCGGGCTGGCGATCGCCGCGGGCGGGCTGGCCGCGATCGCCGCGCAGGGCGGCGGCGCCATGACCACGGCCGGCTTCGCGCTGACCTTGTGCGCGGCCGCCGCCTGGGCGCTCGGCAATATCGTCACCAAGCGGATCGGGCCGGTCGAACTGGTGCCGCTGGTGGTGTGGGGCAGCGTGGTGCCGCCGCTGCCCTTTTTCGCGCTGTCGCTTGTCTTCGAGGGGCCGGCGCGCATCGAGGCCGCGCTGGCCTCGCTGTCGGGCGTCTCGGTGTTCGCGGTGGTCTACCTGGCCTTCGTCGCCACCCTGGTCGGCTACGGCATCTGGGGACGGCTGCTGTCGCGCTACCCGGCCGCCCAGGTCGCGCCGTTCTCGCTGCTGGTGCCGGTGGTCGGCATCGCCTCCTCGGCCTTCTTCCTCGGCGAGCAGATGAGCGCGGCCGAGTACCTGGGCGCCGCGCTGGTGATGGGCGGACTGGTGGTCAACGTGTTCGGCGGGCGACTCGCGCGGCGCGGCACCTGA
- a CDS encoding pirin family protein, which translates to MSESIKAVLKPHIRDIGNLQVRRVLPAMAARLVGPFIFFDHMGPAELPPGTGLDVRPHPHIGLATVTYLFEGAILHRDSLGSLQAIVPGDVNWMTAGRGIVHSERTPEDVRERGQTIHGIQTWVALPLEHETTEPSFEHHPAASLPKLTHDGVALTVIAGDAFGARSPVTTFSRTLYVAAEFAAGTTLGFDAEHEERAVYLAQGDLTIDGQPLEAEQMAVLAPGQAVTLASRDGARVMLLGGAKLAGERFIEWNFVASTREAIEAAKLAWTEQRMGSVPGETEWIPLPERKPR; encoded by the coding sequence ATGAGCGAATCGATCAAAGCGGTCCTGAAACCGCATATCCGCGACATCGGCAATCTCCAGGTGCGGCGCGTGCTGCCCGCGATGGCCGCGCGCCTCGTCGGCCCCTTCATCTTCTTCGACCACATGGGCCCGGCCGAACTGCCGCCCGGCACGGGCCTGGACGTGCGCCCGCATCCGCATATCGGCCTGGCCACCGTCACCTATCTGTTCGAAGGCGCGATCCTGCATCGCGACAGCCTCGGCTCGCTGCAGGCCATCGTGCCCGGCGACGTGAACTGGATGACGGCCGGGCGCGGCATCGTCCACTCGGAGCGCACGCCCGAGGACGTGCGCGAGCGCGGCCAGACCATCCACGGCATCCAGACCTGGGTGGCGCTGCCGCTCGAGCACGAAACCACCGAGCCCTCGTTCGAGCATCACCCGGCGGCCAGCCTGCCGAAGCTCACGCACGACGGCGTGGCGCTGACGGTGATCGCCGGCGACGCGTTCGGTGCGCGCTCGCCGGTCACCACCTTCTCGCGCACGCTCTACGTGGCGGCCGAATTCGCGGCCGGCACCACGCTCGGCTTCGACGCCGAGCACGAGGAGCGCGCCGTCTACCTGGCCCAGGGCGACCTGACGATCGACGGCCAGCCGCTCGAAGCCGAGCAGATGGCGGTGCTGGCGCCGGGCCAGGCGGTCACGCTGGCCAGCCGCGACGGCGCGCGCGTGATGCTGCTCGGCGGCGCGAAGCTGGCCGGCGAGCGCTTCATCGAATGGAACTTCGTGGCCAGCACGCGCGAGGCGATCGAGGCGGCCAAGCTGGCCTGGACCGAGCAGCGCATGGGCAGCGTGCCCGGCGAGACCGAGTGGATCCCGCTGCCCGAGCGCAAGCCGCGCTGA
- the trxA gene encoding thioredoxin has product MDTTLATFERDVIEASLDAPVLVDFWAPWCGPCKTLGPMLERLEADYAGRWKLVKVNVDENQELAAHFQTRSIPHVIAFADGRAVDQFVGVLPEGQLRAFIDRLLPSGEEAERRAAQIALEEERYEDAVRHLQAALALNPGQDDIRLDLIELLLAVNRIEAARDEATRLSPQTVNGVDPRYHAIKTRFDALDAAVELPPTDALEQRIAADANDLEARFDLAQMLIAHRQYEGALVQLLEIVQRDRGFKDDVGRKTMVSVFELASDQPNLVAAWRRKLSAALY; this is encoded by the coding sequence ATGGACACCACGCTCGCCACTTTCGAACGCGACGTCATCGAAGCATCGCTCGACGCGCCGGTTCTGGTCGATTTCTGGGCGCCCTGGTGCGGCCCCTGCAAGACCCTGGGCCCGATGCTCGAACGGCTCGAGGCCGATTACGCGGGGCGCTGGAAGCTCGTCAAGGTCAACGTCGACGAGAACCAGGAGCTGGCCGCGCATTTCCAGACGCGCAGCATCCCGCACGTGATCGCCTTCGCCGACGGCCGCGCCGTCGACCAGTTCGTCGGCGTGCTGCCCGAAGGCCAGTTGCGCGCCTTCATCGACCGGCTGCTGCCCTCGGGCGAGGAAGCCGAGCGCCGCGCCGCGCAGATCGCCCTGGAGGAAGAGCGCTACGAGGACGCGGTGCGCCACCTGCAGGCCGCGCTCGCGCTCAATCCGGGCCAGGACGACATCCGCCTCGACCTGATCGAGCTGCTGCTGGCCGTGAACCGCATCGAGGCCGCGCGCGACGAGGCCACGCGCCTGTCGCCGCAGACCGTCAACGGCGTCGACCCGCGCTATCACGCGATCAAGACGCGCTTCGACGCGCTCGACGCGGCCGTCGAGCTGCCGCCGACCGACGCGCTGGAGCAGCGCATCGCCGCCGACGCCAACGATCTCGAGGCGCGCTTCGACCTCGCGCAGATGCTGATCGCGCATCGCCAGTACGAGGGCGCGCTGGTGCAGTTGCTGGAGATCGTGCAGCGCGACCGCGGCTTCAAGGACGACGTGGGCCGCAAGACCATGGTGTCGGTGTTCGAGCTCGCCTCGGACCAGCCGAACCTGGTGGCCGCCTGGCGCCGCAAGCTCAGCGCGGCGCTGTATTGA
- the tcdA gene encoding tRNA cyclic N6-threonylcarbamoyladenosine(37) synthase TcdA, which translates to MSRIDAVATPHDLTPSPSNQLDAADRSRRFGGVARLYGPAALAAFERAHVAVIGIGGVGSWSVEALARSAIGQLVLIDLDNVAESNTNRQLHALDGNYGKAKVEAMAERIALIDPACRVHCVEEFAEPDNFEALLGGGFDFVIDAIDSVRTKVALIAWCVARGIPLVTVGGAGGQLDPTRIRIDDLALTIQDPLLSKVRAQLRKQHGFPRGPKAKFKVSAVYSDEPLIYPEAAACEIDDEAAAGPASGGPAGLNCAGFGSSVCVTASFGFAAAAHALKAIAARG; encoded by the coding sequence ATGTCCCGCATCGACGCCGTCGCAACGCCTCACGATCTTACCCCGAGCCCGTCGAATCAGCTTGACGCAGCCGACCGCTCGCGGCGCTTCGGCGGGGTGGCGCGCCTCTATGGCCCGGCCGCGCTGGCGGCCTTCGAGCGTGCCCACGTGGCGGTGATCGGCATCGGCGGGGTGGGCTCGTGGAGCGTCGAGGCGCTGGCGCGCAGCGCGATCGGGCAGCTCGTGCTGATCGATCTCGACAATGTCGCCGAGAGCAACACCAACCGGCAGTTGCACGCGCTGGACGGCAACTACGGCAAGGCCAAGGTCGAGGCGATGGCCGAGCGCATCGCGCTGATCGATCCGGCCTGCCGCGTGCATTGCGTGGAGGAGTTCGCCGAGCCCGACAATTTCGAGGCCCTGCTCGGCGGCGGTTTCGACTTCGTGATCGATGCGATCGACAGCGTGCGCACCAAGGTCGCCCTGATCGCCTGGTGCGTGGCGCGCGGCATCCCGCTGGTGACGGTGGGCGGCGCGGGCGGCCAGCTCGATCCGACCCGCATCCGCATCGACGACCTGGCGCTGACGATCCAGGATCCGCTGCTCTCCAAGGTGCGCGCGCAATTGCGCAAGCAGCACGGCTTCCCGCGCGGGCCGAAGGCTAAGTTCAAGGTCAGCGCCGTCTATTCGGACGAACCGCTGATCTACCCGGAGGCCGCCGCCTGCGAGATCGACGACGAGGCCGCGGCCGGCCCCGCCTCGGGCGGCCCGGCCGGGCTCAACTGCGCGGGGTTCGGCTCGAGCGTGTGCGTGACGGCGAGCTTCGGGTTCGCGGCTGCCGCGCATGCGCTGAAGGCGATCGCCGCGCGAGGCTGA